TTAACAACGTGTTTGCAGCTATGTTTTGCCTAACACATTTGGTTTTAGCATATGCTGGAGGACGTTATTAGATTCCTCAGAAGGGAGCTATTATAAGACGAAAGGAGTGAAAAATGAGACAGGCAAAATATGGCGATACCGTTAAAGTACATTACACGGGTAAATTGGATGATAGTACAGTATTTGATTCCTCTGAAGACCGTGAACCTCTGCAGTTTACTATAGGCAATGGTCAGATAATTCCAAGTTTTGAACAATCGGTGGTGGGAATGAGCCCCGGAGAATCAAAAACCATCAACATTAAATCGGAAGATGCATATGGGGGTCATAACGAAGAGATGGTAGGGGTTGTAGGCCGGGATCAATTTCCCCCCGATGTGGAGCCAAAAGTTGGACAACAGTTTAAGGTCCGTGGCGCTGATGGTCAAACATCGGTAGTTACGGTAACTGATGTTTCTGAATCGGATGTGACATTAGATGCTAACCATCCTTTAGCTGGTAAAGACCTCATTTTTGATATCAAACTTATAGATATTGCATGATCGCCTTTCGTTATCATTTCAATCAGATAGTACAGAAATTTCTCATAGGAAGGCTGAGGTAATTTGCTTCTTTTATCAGAGGCATTATGCTAAGGTACGACTGCGAATGTACCGTTCCGTGTACTCTCTGTCAGATCGATAATTATAGAAAATTGTGTACACTCATGTAGGGGTGAACGGCCATTCGCCCCTACATT
The genomic region above belongs to Candidatus Jettenia caeni and contains:
- a CDS encoding peptidylprolyl isomerase; protein product: MRQAKYGDTVKVHYTGKLDDSTVFDSSEDREPLQFTIGNGQIIPSFEQSVVGMSPGESKTINIKSEDAYGGHNEEMVGVVGRDQFPPDVEPKVGQQFKVRGADGQTSVVTVTDVSESDVTLDANHPLAGKDLIFDIKLIDIA